The Flavobacterium faecale genome has a segment encoding these proteins:
- a CDS encoding NUDIX hydrolase has protein sequence MYKVFVNDKPLFLTNKISKETDFQLFLLESIDIEQLIVKIFQNKIQKAYLYHPDESEILKTLKTKIPVNKAGGGLVYNKKGQVLFIFRNGKWDLPKGGTEKGEEIEDTAMREVEEETGVNLLRVTKKLQKTYHVFKRNGVYKLKITHWFEMQSDFEGIPVGQLDEGIEKVAWFSPNEIPEILKNSYENIKLLFEE, from the coding sequence ATGTATAAAGTTTTTGTGAACGACAAACCACTTTTTTTGACAAATAAAATATCAAAAGAAACCGATTTTCAATTATTTCTACTCGAAAGTATTGATATCGAACAACTTATTGTAAAAATCTTTCAAAATAAAATTCAAAAGGCGTATCTGTATCACCCAGATGAGAGCGAAATTTTGAAGACTTTAAAGACAAAAATCCCTGTAAACAAAGCTGGTGGCGGTTTGGTCTATAATAAAAAGGGTCAGGTACTCTTTATTTTTCGCAATGGAAAGTGGGATTTACCCAAAGGAGGAACAGAAAAAGGGGAGGAAATTGAAGATACTGCCATGCGTGAAGTGGAGGAGGAGACTGGCGTTAACTTACTGCGTGTGACCAAGAAACTTCAAAAAACGTATCATGTTTTCAAGCGTAACGGAGTTTATAAATTGAAAATTACGCATTGGTTCGAAATGCAATCTGACTTTGAAGGGATTCCGGTTGGACAGTTGGATGAAGGTATTGAAAAAGTAGCTTGGTTTAGTCCAAATGAGATACCAGAAATATTAAAAAACTCATACGAAAACATTAAATTATTGTTTGAAGAATAG
- a CDS encoding PAS domain-containing sensor histidine kinase — translation MLIRVSEDTKEITRKIGIIFILITAIQLYRLIYLLGNQNNNENYFNGDSAESLFILSWQIIVIFLAYSISLMYNKRLITELNTQEKKFSKAFHTTPFITILSKISDGKVFEVNNSIEEIAGYKASDLIGRKASDLKLWKNEKDREQFITTLLKNKIVKEHEYEFKKANGDCFSGLISAQIITINEEQCMIASVNDISIRKEAEQKLIESQESLRELNATKDKFFSIIAHDLRSPFNGIIGFTELLKSEVQESNYDGILEYAEIINSSSHHAMDLLTNLMEWTRSQTGRIAFHPKMVVIDDVIKETLTLFETLTEQKNIKVTLNLHIKTEQYVDQSMIEAILRNLISNAIKFTPNEGNLIISSIENENEFEIAIADSGIGIKEKDISNLFKIDNTHSSLGTNNEVGTGLGLILCKDFIDYHQGHISVKSTVGLGSTFTFSIPKKNVPAL, via the coding sequence ATGCTTATAAGAGTATCAGAGGACACAAAAGAAATTACAAGGAAAATTGGAATAATTTTCATTCTAATAACTGCCATTCAATTATACAGATTGATTTATTTGTTAGGAAATCAAAATAATAATGAAAATTACTTTAATGGTGACTCAGCTGAATCGCTTTTTATATTGAGCTGGCAAATTATTGTTATTTTTCTTGCCTATAGCATATCGCTTATGTACAACAAGCGATTAATAACCGAACTAAATACCCAAGAAAAAAAGTTTTCAAAAGCGTTTCATACCACCCCTTTTATAACGATTTTGTCTAAAATATCTGATGGGAAAGTTTTTGAAGTGAACAATAGTATTGAAGAAATTGCTGGATACAAAGCTTCTGATTTGATAGGTCGTAAAGCCAGTGACTTGAAACTGTGGAAAAATGAGAAAGACAGAGAACAATTTATAACGACTCTTTTAAAGAATAAGATTGTAAAAGAACACGAATATGAATTTAAGAAAGCGAATGGTGACTGTTTTTCAGGTTTAATAAGCGCACAAATTATTACTATTAATGAGGAACAGTGCATGATTGCCTCGGTAAATGATATTTCTATTCGAAAAGAAGCAGAACAAAAACTCATTGAAAGTCAAGAGTCACTTCGGGAACTTAATGCTACCAAGGATAAATTTTTCTCCATTATCGCACATGATTTACGAAGTCCTTTTAATGGTATTATTGGCTTTACTGAATTATTAAAGAGTGAAGTTCAGGAAAGCAATTATGATGGAATTTTAGAATATGCCGAAATAATCAATAGCTCATCACATCATGCCATGGACTTGCTTACCAATTTAATGGAGTGGACACGTTCTCAAACTGGCCGAATTGCTTTTCACCCAAAAATGGTTGTTATAGATGATGTAATAAAGGAAACTTTGACGCTTTTTGAAACTTTAACCGAACAAAAAAACATTAAAGTAACCCTAAATTTACACATAAAAACGGAACAATATGTCGATCAATCGATGATTGAGGCCATCTTGCGCAACTTGATATCTAATGCTATTAAATTTACTCCAAACGAAGGTAATTTAATTATTAGCAGTATCGAAAATGAAAATGAATTTGAAATAGCGATAGCTGATAGCGGTATCGGAATTAAAGAAAAAGATATTTCTAATCTCTTCAAAATAGATAACACACACTCTTCTCTTGGCACTAATAATGAAGTAGGTACAGGTCTTGGTCTTATTTTATGCAAAGATTTTATTGACTACCATCAGGGTCATATTTCGGTCAAAAGTACGGTAGGTCTGGGTAGTACTTTTACCTTTTCGATTCCTAAAAAGAATGTACCAGCTTTATAA
- a CDS encoding aldehyde dehydrogenase family protein, whose amino-acid sequence MANVTKPDFKERYGNFIGGKFVAPVKGQYFDNISPVDGKVFTQAARSTQEDVDLALDAAHEAFPSWSTSSATERSNALLKIAQVMEDNAEYLATLETIDNGKPIRESRAADIPYCVDHFRYFAGVIRADEGSIAEHDKNTVSIVLHEPIGVVGEIIPWNFPMLMLAWKVAPALAAGCTAVVKPAEQTPTSVIMLMELIGDLLPPGVLNIVTGFGAEAGQALATSKRIAKLSFTGSTATGQKVYHNAAENIIPVTMELGGKSPNIFFPSVAAHDDDFFSKSIEGALMFALNQGEICTAPTRILVHEDIVDLFIEKMKVRLKAIKTGNPLDPETMIGSQVSKPQYEKILNYINIGKEEGAEVIAGGGAGNYEGELSEGYYIQPTVLKGNNKMRIFQEEIFGPVVALTTFSTTEEAIEIANDTPYGLGAGVWSRDAHELYQVPRAIQAGRVWVNQYHTYPAHAPFGGVKESGFGRENHKMALDHYRVVKNMLISYDKKPMGFF is encoded by the coding sequence ATGGCAAATGTAACGAAACCGGACTTTAAAGAAAGATACGGAAATTTTATTGGAGGTAAATTTGTTGCTCCCGTTAAAGGACAATATTTTGACAATATTTCACCCGTAGATGGTAAAGTATTTACGCAGGCAGCACGTTCAACACAAGAAGATGTAGACTTAGCACTGGATGCTGCACACGAAGCTTTTCCGTCATGGAGTACTTCATCAGCAACAGAGCGTAGCAATGCCTTATTGAAAATTGCGCAAGTGATGGAAGATAACGCAGAATACTTAGCAACACTAGAAACAATTGACAATGGAAAACCTATTCGTGAGTCACGTGCAGCAGATATTCCTTACTGTGTAGATCACTTCCGTTATTTTGCAGGAGTAATCCGTGCAGACGAAGGATCAATTGCTGAGCATGATAAAAATACAGTTAGTATCGTATTGCATGAGCCAATTGGTGTGGTAGGAGAAATCATTCCATGGAATTTCCCAATGTTAATGTTAGCTTGGAAAGTAGCACCAGCATTAGCTGCAGGATGTACTGCAGTAGTAAAACCAGCAGAACAAACACCTACAAGTGTAATCATGTTAATGGAATTAATTGGAGACCTATTGCCTCCAGGAGTTTTAAACATTGTAACAGGTTTTGGTGCAGAAGCAGGTCAAGCACTAGCAACTTCAAAAAGAATCGCTAAATTATCTTTTACAGGTTCAACAGCAACAGGACAGAAAGTATACCACAATGCAGCCGAAAATATTATTCCAGTTACAATGGAATTAGGAGGTAAATCACCTAATATTTTCTTCCCATCTGTAGCAGCTCATGATGATGATTTCTTTAGTAAATCAATCGAAGGAGCGTTAATGTTTGCTTTAAATCAAGGGGAAATTTGTACAGCTCCAACAAGAATTTTAGTGCATGAAGACATTGTTGATCTTTTTATCGAAAAAATGAAAGTGAGACTAAAAGCAATCAAAACTGGAAATCCTTTGGATCCAGAAACAATGATTGGCTCTCAAGTATCTAAACCACAATACGAAAAAATCCTTAACTATATCAACATTGGTAAAGAAGAAGGTGCTGAAGTAATTGCCGGTGGTGGAGCAGGAAACTATGAAGGAGAACTTTCTGAGGGGTATTATATCCAACCTACAGTTCTTAAAGGAAATAACAAAATGCGTATCTTCCAAGAAGAGATTTTTGGGCCAGTTGTAGCATTGACAACATTCAGTACTACTGAAGAAGCAATCGAAATCGCAAACGATACTCCTTATGGGTTAGGAGCAGGAGTTTGGTCTCGTGATGCACATGAGCTATACCAAGTTCCACGTGCTATTCAAGCAGGTAGAGTTTGGGTGAATCAATACCACACCTACCCAGCTCACGCACCATTTGGTGGAGTGAAAGAGTCAGGTTTTGGACGTGAGAATCACAAAATGGCATTAGATCATTACCGTGTTGTAAAAAACATGTTGATCTCATACGATAAAAAACCAATGGGTTTCTTTTAA
- a CDS encoding helix-turn-helix domain-containing protein — translation MPIENIPEIYVTNLQPSPDIFVYDFKMESDVVKSKVNLSMNMFSFLQVGKKQVHFANNAIAVNSQQSLLLKKGNWLWTELLDTESIYYCKLFFFSEKTLTDFLGKYTNNVRPYQEEEPYFVIENDDYIAAFITTLSSKTFENQHFSAALLALKFDEIMLYLLNKYGNAFEYYLHSLISKEISPFKKIVESSIDSNLKLEEIAFLCHMSLSTFKRHFVTEYHEPPGKWLQDKRLLKAKELLQGGELKASDIYLEIGYNNLSNFSTAFKNKFGIPPTEVK, via the coding sequence ATGCCAATTGAAAACATTCCTGAAATTTATGTGACCAATTTACAACCCTCTCCAGACATTTTTGTTTATGATTTTAAGATGGAAAGTGATGTGGTAAAAAGCAAGGTTAATCTAAGTATGAACATGTTTAGTTTCTTACAAGTAGGAAAAAAACAAGTGCACTTTGCCAATAATGCCATTGCAGTTAACAGTCAACAATCACTTTTATTAAAAAAAGGAAACTGGTTATGGACCGAATTACTTGATACTGAATCCATTTATTACTGCAAACTTTTTTTCTTTTCAGAGAAAACATTAACCGACTTTTTAGGTAAGTACACCAATAATGTGCGTCCGTATCAGGAGGAAGAACCTTATTTTGTCATTGAAAATGATGATTACATTGCTGCCTTCATAACTACATTATCATCCAAAACATTCGAAAATCAACATTTTAGTGCTGCTCTATTAGCATTAAAATTTGACGAAATCATGTTGTACTTATTGAATAAATACGGCAATGCCTTTGAATATTATCTGCATTCTTTAATATCAAAAGAGATTTCACCGTTTAAAAAAATTGTAGAAAGCAGTATTGATTCTAATCTTAAACTTGAAGAAATCGCTTTTTTATGCCATATGAGTCTTTCTACCTTTAAACGTCATTTTGTAACAGAATATCATGAACCTCCTGGAAAATGGTTGCAAGACAAACGATTATTAAAGGCCAAAGAATTGCTACAAGGCGGTGAACTGAAAGCGTCCGATATTTATTTGGAAATTGGATATAATAATTTATCCAACTTCAGTACTGCATTCAAGAATAAATTTGGAATCCCGCCAACTGAGGTAAAATAA
- a CDS encoding tetratricopeptide repeat-containing hybrid sensor histidine kinase/response regulator: MKQLIIFFILISSFLYSQQIKKVGEQDSITFYNKIIADNIAKSNIKAALQNTQKAINFSKETKDQVAEAVCNYKLGQIYFGVKKYEDALDAFQKSILLFESQKMSTTHASAYYYQGLCYMRRKNIVRARESFDKSQDLYDSLKIKDADELINFQKGIIYKMEGKYDLASTIFNTIIVKSTTDDLLDTTKAGSLYQIGTIEMIQDRNNLALTYFNKSLDLNEKNKNLEQKSRILFALSTVYEKMLDKNNAYNYLKQHTNLKESISIADNEKLGVDDYESFKETERLKEIAQLNKEKKEQEKTNEFTQLINVLAGSLIGILSLLSLVLYKNNRIKRKSNLLLEDKNKELVRAKEKIEKASNARSEFLSTVSHELRTPLNAINGIAHLLLEENPRESQRQYLDSLKFSGEYLTTFINDILEINKIESNNVEVEKTNFSLRELLCNIKNSLKELAIKNNDAFTVTVDQDVPDHLIGDPTKLSQIFINLINNALKFTSNGSVAVVTKLISSEENAVVLFFEVKDTGIGIREDKLNVVFESFAQGSVEINRKFGGTGLGLTIVKRLVALLGGKIKVESKIGEGARFYFQLEFGVDTNPMEVKEKLYDEALLKDKHILIVEDNKINQLVSKKMLLSKGIICQIIDNGEDAIESVRNNNFDMVLMDVHLPGINGTIATSKIREFNIKIPIIALTAISLFENKEDLMAFGMNDVITKPFIPEEFYTKISKFL, encoded by the coding sequence ATGAAGCAACTTATAATTTTCTTTATTTTAATTAGTTCCTTTTTATATTCTCAACAAATAAAAAAAGTGGGTGAACAAGACAGTATCACCTTCTATAACAAAATCATAGCAGACAATATTGCAAAAAGTAATATTAAAGCAGCACTACAAAATACTCAAAAAGCAATTAATTTTAGTAAAGAGACAAAAGATCAAGTTGCCGAAGCGGTGTGTAATTATAAATTGGGTCAAATTTATTTTGGAGTAAAAAAGTATGAAGATGCTTTAGATGCTTTTCAAAAAAGTATTCTGTTGTTTGAATCTCAAAAAATGTCAACAACTCATGCTTCCGCCTATTACTATCAGGGTTTGTGTTATATGAGACGTAAAAATATTGTAAGAGCTCGTGAAAGTTTTGACAAATCGCAGGACTTATATGATTCATTAAAAATAAAGGATGCCGATGAACTTATTAATTTTCAAAAAGGAATCATTTATAAAATGGAGGGGAAGTACGATTTGGCATCTACAATCTTCAATACAATTATCGTCAAGTCTACTACTGATGATTTACTTGATACAACTAAAGCCGGTTCTTTGTACCAAATAGGAACAATCGAGATGATTCAAGATCGCAATAATCTGGCACTTACCTATTTTAATAAGTCATTGGATTTGAACGAAAAGAATAAAAACTTGGAGCAGAAATCTAGGATTTTATTTGCGCTGAGTACCGTTTACGAAAAAATGCTTGACAAAAATAATGCCTATAATTATTTGAAACAACATACCAATCTCAAAGAAAGTATTTCTATTGCAGACAATGAGAAACTGGGAGTTGATGATTATGAAAGCTTCAAGGAAACAGAACGCTTGAAAGAAATCGCACAATTAAACAAAGAAAAAAAGGAGCAAGAAAAAACAAATGAATTTACGCAACTGATTAATGTATTGGCAGGTTCCTTAATCGGGATTTTGTCTCTTTTGAGTTTGGTTTTGTATAAAAATAATAGGATTAAACGAAAGTCAAATTTGTTGTTAGAAGATAAAAATAAAGAATTAGTACGCGCTAAAGAAAAGATAGAAAAAGCCTCAAACGCTCGTAGCGAATTTTTGTCTACTGTGAGCCATGAATTGCGTACTCCTTTAAATGCCATCAACGGAATTGCACATTTGTTGTTGGAAGAAAATCCTAGAGAATCTCAAAGGCAATATTTAGATTCCCTAAAGTTTTCGGGTGAATATCTGACTACTTTTATAAATGATATACTGGAAATCAACAAAATAGAATCCAATAATGTTGAAGTAGAAAAGACCAATTTTAGCCTTAGGGAATTGCTTTGTAATATTAAAAATTCGCTTAAAGAATTGGCAATCAAAAATAATGATGCTTTTACAGTTACAGTTGATCAAGATGTACCAGACCATTTAATAGGTGATCCAACTAAATTATCTCAAATTTTTATCAATCTAATTAACAATGCTTTAAAATTCACATCGAATGGATCGGTGGCTGTTGTTACAAAGTTAATTTCATCGGAGGAAAATGCAGTTGTGTTATTTTTTGAAGTGAAAGATACTGGAATCGGAATTAGAGAAGATAAACTCAATGTTGTGTTTGAAAGTTTTGCACAAGGCTCTGTTGAAATTAATCGAAAGTTTGGTGGTACCGGTCTTGGCCTAACCATTGTTAAGAGGTTGGTTGCTTTGTTAGGTGGTAAAATTAAAGTTGAAAGTAAGATTGGAGAAGGTGCACGTTTTTACTTTCAGTTGGAATTTGGTGTAGATACAAACCCAATGGAGGTGAAAGAGAAATTGTACGATGAAGCACTTTTAAAGGACAAACACATACTTATTGTTGAGGATAATAAAATCAATCAACTTGTTTCAAAAAAGATGTTGTTAAGCAAAGGAATAATTTGTCAAATAATTGATAATGGTGAGGATGCCATAGAATCGGTTCGAAATAATAATTTTGACATGGTCTTGATGGATGTGCATTTACCAGGGATAAACGGGACTATCGCAACGAGCAAAATTAGAGAATTCAATATAAAAATTCCAATTATCGCTTTGACCGCTATTTCACTATTCGAAAACAAAGAAGACTTAATGGCTTTCGGTATGAATGACGTTATTACGAAACCCTTTATTCCAGAAGAATTTTACACTAAAATTTCGAAGTTTTTATAG
- a CDS encoding sensor histidine kinase gives MFGLKWSDLIGDQEEFSLEKRVFHSVCLITSLILIITFPTNFLLGLDIFAYVLMLTLLFLLGLFYFSRFKKNSKVTLVIYLSFMYFLLIFGYLFNCGIDGPMILIFGVTFLVQAAIIKNEHMFVYLLIHIALCCALLYAEYNYPEIIMVHYDKISYRYYDTAITTGVLLMSVFLTIRFLKVNYREKQQLLKKKNEELLQANATKDKLFSIISHDLRSPFNALIGLSQILKEESDTLEPAETAEYIEAIYETSQKTYVLLQNLLEWSLAQTNGLQFVPTTINLRKLVEDALLAPLQVAKSKDIAIQITIPDDETIYVDHNMMETVFRNLVSNALKFTSNHGVISISCATDDKGTTIKISDNGIGMSAKTVKNLFEDKKATDPNPELIKNQGMGLGLMLCKDFIQKHEGKIWVESELGQGSTFFVFLKKEK, from the coding sequence ATGTTTGGATTAAAGTGGAGTGATTTAATAGGTGATCAAGAAGAATTTTCTTTGGAGAAGAGAGTTTTCCACTCCGTGTGTTTGATAACTTCCTTAATTCTTATTATTACTTTTCCAACCAATTTTTTACTTGGATTAGACATCTTTGCTTATGTTTTAATGCTAACCTTACTATTTTTACTTGGATTATTTTACTTTTCAAGATTCAAGAAGAATTCTAAAGTTACACTCGTTATTTATTTGAGCTTCATGTATTTTCTACTCATCTTTGGATATCTATTCAATTGTGGGATTGATGGTCCTATGATTTTGATATTTGGAGTTACCTTTTTGGTGCAAGCTGCGATTATCAAGAATGAACATATGTTTGTCTATTTACTGATTCACATTGCCTTATGTTGCGCTTTATTATATGCAGAGTACAATTATCCTGAGATTATCATGGTTCACTATGACAAAATTTCTTATCGATATTATGATACGGCGATAACTACAGGAGTTTTGTTAATGAGTGTTTTCTTAACCATTCGTTTTCTGAAAGTTAATTATCGTGAAAAGCAGCAATTGTTGAAAAAGAAAAATGAAGAACTTTTGCAAGCCAATGCCACCAAAGACAAATTGTTTTCTATCATCTCACACGATTTACGGTCTCCTTTTAACGCTTTGATTGGTCTAAGTCAAATACTGAAAGAGGAGTCAGATACTTTGGAGCCTGCAGAAACAGCAGAATATATAGAGGCTATTTATGAAACTTCGCAAAAGACCTATGTATTACTGCAAAATTTACTCGAATGGTCGCTAGCACAAACAAATGGTCTACAGTTTGTTCCTACCACTATTAATTTACGTAAATTGGTTGAAGATGCCTTATTGGCGCCTTTGCAAGTCGCTAAGAGCAAAGATATTGCTATTCAAATTACAATTCCAGATGACGAAACTATTTATGTAGATCATAATATGATGGAAACCGTCTTTCGAAACTTAGTATCGAATGCCTTGAAGTTTACTTCAAATCATGGTGTGATCTCTATTTCATGCGCAACAGACGACAAAGGAACGACCATCAAAATTTCAGATAACGGTATCGGAATGAGTGCCAAAACAGTCAAAAATTTGTTTGAAGATAAAAAAGCAACAGATCCAAATCCAGAGCTTATTAAAAATCAAGGAATGGGATTAGGATTGATGTTGTGCAAAGATTTTATTCAAAAACACGAAGGTAAAATATGGGTAGAAAGTGAACTTGGCCAAGGAAGCACCTTTTTTGTCTTTTTGAAAAAGGAAAAGTAA
- a CDS encoding DJ-1/PfpI family protein, translated as MKKVLFLTGDYTEDYETMVPFQMLEMIGYEVHTVCPDKKKGDAIKTAIHDFEGDQTYSEKPGHNFILNYSFDQVIVENYDGLVIAGGRAPEYLRLNAKLLEMVQYFFTTNKPVAAICHGIQILTAANVVKGRKLTAYPAVGPEVTLAGGEFQSIPADAAYVDGNLVTSPAWPGHPSFIREFLKIMGTTISI; from the coding sequence ATGAAAAAAGTACTATTCTTAACAGGAGATTATACCGAAGATTATGAAACAATGGTTCCGTTTCAAATGCTAGAAATGATAGGTTATGAAGTGCATACAGTATGTCCAGACAAAAAGAAAGGCGATGCTATAAAAACTGCCATTCATGACTTTGAAGGTGATCAAACCTACTCTGAAAAGCCAGGGCATAATTTTATCCTAAATTACAGTTTTGATCAGGTTATTGTCGAAAATTATGATGGCCTTGTCATAGCGGGTGGTCGCGCTCCAGAATATTTACGTTTAAACGCTAAACTACTCGAAATGGTGCAGTATTTTTTTACTACAAATAAACCTGTTGCTGCCATTTGCCATGGTATTCAGATTTTGACCGCTGCCAATGTGGTAAAAGGTAGAAAATTAACTGCATATCCGGCCGTGGGACCTGAAGTGACGTTAGCAGGTGGTGAGTTTCAATCCATACCAGCAGATGCAGCATATGTAGACGGAAATTTGGTCACCTCACCAGCTTGGCCTGGTCACCCAAGTTTTATCCGAGAATTTTTAAAAATTATGGGGACTACAATTTCAATCTAA